A region of the Melospiza melodia melodia isolate bMelMel2 chromosome 14, bMelMel2.pri, whole genome shotgun sequence genome:
TGGAATATGTCTAATACAGTCTAATAATTATAGACTCTATAAATAATTCCAGTAATAGTGAAGATATCTGATATAGTCTAATAGTAATTTCAGTTATGTGATAGGTGTCTCATACATTCTAATAATAATTCCAATATTGTTTATGATGCTCATTGCGGGGCAGGATATTTAACCTTTAAAAGCCTTTTCCAGAGCAAACTCTTCCATAATtccattattttctgcttcagacACTTCCGCTGTTCATTGGAACTCCACAATAGCCACGCAAAAGTGAGTTTTTCTTCAGACCATTATTTATTTTCCATCGGAGCTCCACAATCGCCACACAAAAGTGGGTTTTTCTTCAGACCATTATTTATTTTCCATCGGAGCTCCACAATCGCCACACAAAAGTGGGTTTTTCTTCAGACCATTATTTATTTTCCATCGGAGCTCCACAATCGCCACACAAAAGTAGTTTTTTCTTCGTTATTTATTTTTGGCGGTTTTCCGCTCTGAGGCACCGCCCCCCCCGCCCCTCACGGCGCAGGTGCCTCgcgtgccccccccccccctcagagcagggcccgttTATGGCGCACATTATTTATTACAAACCGCCCGTTAAAAACACACTTTAGTCTAACTGTGATTTATCACACACGTATTTCACCGCTTCTACCGTTTGTTACAAACGGAAAGCGCCGCTCGCGGTGCCCCGGAAGGCCTCGCCGAGGCAGttccggggcgggcggcggccatTGCGCTGTGACCGAGGGGACACCGCGGCCATGGGGAAGCACTTCGGGAACCTGGCGCGGGTGCGCCATGTCATCTCCTACAGCCTGTCGCCCTTCGAGCAGCAAGCCTTCCCCAACGTCCTGTCCCACGGCGTCCCCAACCTGGCCCGCCGCTTTGCCTCCCAGGTGTTGAAGGTGGTGCCCCGTGAGTACAGGGGTGGATTCCATCTTTTTTGTACCTCCTTCGTAGTgtaaatttggggagggggaagcactggggcaggGTGGGGGTTGTGGGATGTTGTTGTGTCGCAGGAGGTAGGTGCTGTGCGCGGTGCAGTGTCCCCTGACTGCGGTGTCCCCATATTGTGAATATTCCATTCTCCCAGTGTCCCCGTGTGGTGGAATCCCCTTCTCCCAGTGTCCTCGTGTGGTGAAATCCCCTTATTCCAATGTCCCCTCCCTGCAGTGTCCTTTTTAGGTGTCCCGTCACTGCATCGTATGCCATTTTATTGTGAATTTCCCCTTACTGCAGTGTCCCCTCACCGCATTATTCCCTTAGAGCAGTGTTCCGTCATTCCACTGTCCCTTTATGGAGAGTGTCCCTTTCTagcagtgtcccctcattgtggTGTCCCCTGACCGTGCCTGTCCTCTGTccctggcagccctggccctCGGTTACCTGATTTATTCCTGGGGGAACCAGGAGTTCGAGCGGCTCAAGAGGAAGAACCCGGCTGACTACGAGTGCGACCGCTGAGCAGGAGCAGTGCCCGGTGCCCACGAGCAGGGCCCGGTGACCAGGAGCAGTGCCCACGTGGCTCCGGAGCTCCccgggacctgctgtgcttgttcCCATGGCCAGAGGGGATTAACAGGGAGATAAGCCTTGGCTAATAAACTGTAACTTTGCCCCATGACTCTGTGTGAAATCCGTGTCTTGAGCTGTTTGAGGTGAGGAGCATCAAATCCCTTGTCTGGTTCTCTCTGTACAGGCAGATAATCAGGCTGAAGTTCCATGTGCTTGGATGTTTTATCTTAGAGCACTTCCAGCCTCCGTAATTCTTGTTTCTTTGAAATATTCCTCAGTATAAAGTGCAACGAGGGCTGGTTTGAAATTGTTCCTTGTCCCGTTTATTTTTCCCATCGCTGGCCGCTGCTTTTCCTCCAGCCTTGAGATCTGTGAAAAACAAACACCCCCCGGTTTGGTATTGATTAAAGCTGGAGGGGCTGGCTGGTggcttgggatttgggatggaccCTGACCTCTGGCTGGAGGCTCACTCTTCATGGGAGCCCTGGGCAGAAGATGAAGGGGAACAGGTACAGGCTGCACCGGGAGAGGTTTCATCTCTGTGTAACAAAGGAATTTTTTTCCAGGGAGAACAATCTGTCCCTGGAACAGCCTGGCGGTTTCAGGAGGTGACTGGACGGGGTGCCAGGTAACCTCCTCTGGGCTCCCTTCCCACACATCCTGCACCAGCTGATCtgccaaggtcccttccaacctgggctGTTCTCTGATCCTATGATTCTAATTACCTAGTTATGCTAATGTTAATTGGGTAATTAACTACACTCTGATATCTGATCAGTGGTAACAGGCTGCATCAGAACCTTCTTGAAAACTGCCAGGAGAAGCAAGACTGCTAAATGCCTGAAGATGATTTAAAATCAGCTGCTGGTAATAAAGTTGACACAGGCAGTGTCAACTTTATTCACCCTGTGTCTCTGAGTGTAGAAACACCTTCACTGTTGGAAGCTCAGAACACCTGGCTGGTTCCTTTATCCTAATTTTTTCCTCCCACTGTTCCAGTGACTGCCTCCAGCTCCCACCCCATGCAGAGCAACATGTTGGTGTTCCTGCTGTGCTATTCCTGGAGCTGTCCTGGGAGTTTATCTTATCTGCAGGGCAGGAGTGACGTTTCCctgtgtgctcagggctgggctgtcagGAAGACAATGATGCTCTCACTTCAGGAAGCTGGGGCCATGCAATTTTTATAGCTCAGTGCTGGAGTGTTTTGGGGAGCAGAGCACGTGAGACCCAGCTCAGCCTCTTTCCTCCAAGCACAGCCTGAGGCTGGCATAAgtagcaataaaatcaatcagcCAGTGCTCCCAAGTTGTCCCAAAAATATTCTGTGCTTAACTGCATTTTGGGTCACTGGTCATTTTCTAGGCAGCTTAAGCAAGTGGGGAGCAACAAactggctgctgtggctgtgagCTGGCAGAGATGTAGAGAGGCAGATTTATCCCAGAagagacctcaaagcccatccagtgccacccctgccgtgggcagggacaccttccactgtcccaggctgctccaagccctgtccagcctggccttgggcacttgcagggatccaggggcagccacagctgctctgggaaatgtgTGTCAGGGCCTCCCAGGGAACAGTTCCCAATGTCCCATCTAACCCTGGCAGTCTGTCACTGTGTGCCTGTGTAAAATCCCTCTCCCTGAGCTGTTTCATTCAGAACGTGTGTCCTGCTCACGGTGCCTCAGAGCCACAGAGCGGTGGCTCagtcccagccctgtgcagctgtgcctcAGCAGCTCTGTCACCGTGTGctgtcccagcactgccagggctctcaCGAGGTCCCCGCTCCTGCTCACAGACGGCTGAACCGTGCCTGGCCCAGACTAACAcaaacacagggacagaggggcagcGGCACCGCGGCCACGCACCGGCCCCGGCAGGGTCAGCACGGAGGGACAGGGTCAGCACCGAGCTGCTCCACAGCAGCctgctgctcccctgccctgccacctGTGACCCTGCCATCCTGTCACCCTGCCCACCCGCCAAAACCTTCCCAgccatgccagccctgccctgccatcctGCAACTGTGCCCACCCATCCTAATCCTGCCCTGCCAACCTCCACCTCTGATGCagaccccattcccagctgggatGGCTTCGAccagccctgtggcagtgggagttTAACCCATGGGCATTTCAGAATCTGAACAAGGGGCTTGAGAAGTTTTCACTCATTTATTTCTGTTCTCCTTTGGGCAATTATTAGAAGTGGCAACAGAGCAAcattttgtatttcttttctCACATCTCTGCTGTGGGGTGTTACTGGCCTGTGGGAATTGAGGGCATGGAAAGGACCAGCTCAGTtatactctttttttccccccagtttctTACACAGAGCAGTTTGCTGCCTGACAGGGACAGTCTGATGCTATTAGtgacccagagggacagacaacAATTCTGATTTATCATCACAAAGTAGCAGCCTTCCCCAGCTAGAAAAGCTGAGAGACAATGACTTACAgagggctctgctgctcttcaAAATCCTGTTTCATGGAAGTAGTCAGGGCTCCTGCTCATGCTGCTTGTCCTCCTTTGTGTTCTGCACTAGTGCCTGATGGAAACAGCAGAAATTAGAATCAGTTACATGAAAAGGAAGGACTCCATGGGAAAAACAACTGAGAAGTTCCCACTCAAATATAAAATAAACTTTTTAAGTTCAGCTACTTGTCTGCCATGATTTACTGTCCCATTTCCTTCCCTTAAGATCCAAGAAGgtgaaataatgaaaattttaCTTCCTCCTCCCAGAAAAGCAAAACAAGTAGGGCAGAGGAAGGTGTAAGAACCATCCTATGATGGGAATGATTGAATCGTGTTGTACACTGTGCTGGGAAGGTTTTTCTTTTCATCCCAGGGAAATTTGGGCTAAGGGGTAATCATCTGACATCGCAGCATTATCTTAATCCAAGTCACTTGCTCTCCACGCTGGCACTTGTGCCTTCATATTAAGCAATCAGAGAAATAGAGCCTGTGACATCCAGATCTGTGTTTGCAATTTAGCTAAAACAGTTCATTATACACCTATTACTTTGTATTTACTTGAATTCAAACAGTGTGTTCCAAAACCTGCACACAGTGACAGAGGTTGGAAATCTCTATATCACTCTGCAATCTCAGATGTCTTGACCTGACAGAGGTGGGTGCCAGCAGAAccacagcatggtttgggttggaaaggcccTT
Encoded here:
- the LOC134424917 gene encoding cytochrome b-c1 complex subunit 8; amino-acid sequence: MGKHFGNLARVRHVISYSLSPFEQQAFPNVLSHGVPNLARRFASQVLKVVPPLALGYLIYSWGNQEFERLKRKNPADYECDR